One genomic window of Indioceanicola profundi includes the following:
- the uvrC gene encoding excinuclease ABC subunit UvrC has protein sequence MQNAADTDSPLPVDAPAAAKARRGTADIARGVETIKGYLRTLPETPGVYRMMNADGDVLYVGKARNLKRRVTNYTQVQRLPVRLQRMVAETVTMEFVTTHTEVEALLLESNLIKRLMPRYNVLLRDDKAFPHILITGDQDYPQLTKHRGARDRKGDYFGPFASVGSVNRVMTALQRAFQIRNCADAVFNSRTRPCLQYQIKRCTAPCVERVTREEYAAQVAEAKAFLSGKSSEIQARLAHAMQEASDRMEFETAAKLRDRIRALTAIQAHQDINVEGVGDADVVAAHQDGGSTCIQVFFFRGGRNYGNRAYFPSHDKSQDLSEVMAAFIAQFYENKAAPELVLVSHDLAEHELLEEALGVRAGHKVELHRPQRGDKKRLVDHALTNAREAHGRRLAETGSQAKLLAGVAEVFGLTEPPKRIEVYDNSHIQGAHAVGGMIVAGPEGFTKNAYRKFNIKTEGAAGDDYAMMREVLTRRFERAVKEDPERTGESWPDLILIDGGEGQLNVAVEVFNELGIDDVPFAAIAKGPDRDAGRERFFMPGRPPFGMDPKDPVLYFLQRLRDEAHRFAIGTHRAKREKAIGVNPLDEVPNIGPKRKKALLHHFGSARAVSRAGLADLENVEGISKAVAKLIYAHFHPNGTNG, from the coding sequence ATGCAGAACGCAGCCGACACCGACAGCCCTCTCCCCGTGGACGCTCCGGCAGCCGCAAAGGCTCGCCGAGGCACGGCCGACATTGCCCGTGGGGTGGAGACCATTAAGGGCTATCTCCGCACCCTGCCGGAGACTCCGGGCGTGTACCGCATGATGAATGCGGATGGCGACGTGCTCTATGTCGGTAAGGCCCGTAACCTGAAGCGCCGGGTCACCAACTACACCCAGGTTCAGCGCCTCCCCGTCCGGCTGCAGCGCATGGTGGCCGAGACGGTCACCATGGAGTTCGTCACGACCCATACGGAGGTCGAGGCGCTGCTGCTGGAGTCGAACCTGATCAAGCGGCTGATGCCGCGCTACAATGTGCTGCTGCGGGACGACAAGGCGTTCCCGCACATCCTGATCACCGGTGACCAGGATTACCCGCAGCTCACCAAGCATCGCGGGGCGCGCGACCGGAAGGGCGACTATTTCGGCCCCTTCGCCAGCGTCGGCTCGGTAAACCGCGTGATGACCGCGCTCCAGCGCGCCTTCCAGATTCGCAATTGCGCCGACGCAGTCTTCAACAGCCGCACCCGCCCCTGCCTCCAGTACCAGATCAAGCGCTGCACCGCGCCCTGCGTGGAACGGGTCACGCGCGAGGAATATGCGGCCCAGGTCGCGGAGGCGAAGGCGTTCCTGTCGGGGAAGAGCAGCGAAATCCAGGCCCGCTTGGCCCACGCCATGCAGGAGGCATCCGACCGCATGGAGTTCGAGACCGCGGCCAAGCTGCGCGACCGTATCCGCGCCCTGACCGCCATCCAGGCCCACCAGGATATCAATGTCGAAGGCGTCGGCGATGCCGACGTGGTCGCCGCCCACCAGGATGGCGGCAGCACCTGCATCCAGGTCTTCTTCTTCCGCGGCGGTCGCAACTACGGCAACCGGGCCTACTTCCCCAGCCACGACAAGTCCCAGGACCTGTCGGAGGTGATGGCCGCCTTCATCGCCCAGTTCTACGAGAACAAGGCCGCCCCCGAGCTTGTGCTCGTCAGCCACGATCTGGCGGAGCATGAGCTGCTGGAAGAGGCGCTGGGCGTCCGGGCCGGGCACAAGGTGGAACTGCACCGCCCCCAGCGCGGCGACAAGAAACGTCTGGTCGACCATGCCCTGACGAATGCGCGGGAGGCACATGGACGGCGGCTGGCGGAGACCGGCAGTCAGGCCAAGCTGCTGGCTGGCGTAGCAGAGGTGTTCGGCCTGACGGAGCCGCCGAAGCGGATCGAGGTCTACGACAACTCCCATATCCAGGGCGCCCACGCCGTGGGCGGCATGATCGTGGCTGGGCCGGAGGGCTTCACCAAGAACGCCTACCGCAAGTTCAACATCAAGACGGAAGGTGCGGCCGGCGACGACTATGCCATGATGCGGGAGGTGCTGACCCGCCGCTTCGAGCGGGCGGTGAAGGAGGACCCGGAGCGCACCGGCGAATCCTGGCCCGACCTGATCCTGATCGACGGCGGCGAAGGCCAGTTGAACGTGGCGGTCGAGGTGTTCAACGAGCTTGGCATCGACGATGTGCCCTTTGCCGCCATCGCGAAGGGTCCCGACCGCGATGCTGGACGGGAACGTTTCTTCATGCCCGGAAGGCCGCCTTTCGGCATGGACCCGAAGGACCCGGTCCTGTACTTCCTTCAGCGGCTGCGGGACGAGGCGCACCGCTTCGCCATCGGCACGCACCGGGCCAAGCGGGAAAAAGCCATTGGGGTCAACCCCCTGGATGAGGTTCCCAATATCGGCCCGAAGCGAAAGAAGGCCCTGCTGCACCATTTCGGCTCCGCCCGTGCGGTGTCCCGCGCTGGGCTGGCCGATCTGGAAAATGTGGAGGGGATCAGCAAAGCGGTGGCAAAACTCATTTATGCGCACTTCCATCCCAATGGCACGAATGGGTAG
- the msrB gene encoding peptide-methionine (R)-S-oxide reductase MsrB, whose translation MTKRQFLGGIGALTAGILGTGAARQASGDSDDHSGEFPFQLTDEEWRKRLTPDQYRVLRGHGTERAGTSPLNAEKRDGAFTCAGCGESLFEAATKYESGTGWPSFWAPIEGGVGLSEDRTLWMVRTEVHCANCGGHLGHVFPDGPEPTGLRYCMNGVAMQFEPR comes from the coding sequence ATGACCAAGCGGCAGTTCCTGGGCGGAATCGGAGCGCTCACGGCCGGCATCCTGGGGACGGGCGCCGCCCGACAGGCGTCCGGCGACAGTGACGACCATTCCGGGGAGTTCCCTTTCCAGCTCACCGACGAGGAATGGCGGAAGCGCCTGACGCCCGACCAGTACCGCGTTCTGCGCGGTCACGGGACGGAGCGGGCCGGCACCAGCCCCCTGAACGCGGAAAAGCGTGATGGCGCTTTCACCTGTGCCGGCTGCGGCGAATCTCTGTTCGAGGCGGCGACCAAGTATGAGAGCGGTACCGGCTGGCCCAGCTTCTGGGCGCCGATCGAAGGCGGGGTCGGGCTTTCCGAAGACAGGACCTTGTGGATGGTTCGTACCGAGGTGCATTGCGCCAATTGCGGCGGTCATCTGGGCCATGTTTTTCCGGACGGACCGGAGCCGACGGGCCTTCGCTACTGCATGAACGGCGTAGCGATGCAGTTCGAGCCGAGGTAG
- a CDS encoding DUF3616 domain-containing protein: MSAPATPARTITLRLPHHDELPEAVDEPLRNNLSALELTGDYLWTASDETCSVERLVTADGGGSYGEACVYSLADFFDLPEGAEGEVDIEGLAMDGDYLWVTGSMAYARKKPKPLENDPANALKRLTEVKRDPNRWLLGRIPCLRAKDGTYELHREATSPDGTRLSAACLKFSHKHGNVLTRDLRMDEHLGRFLEVPAKENGFDVEGIAAHRTEDGIHRVFLGLRGPVLRGWAVVLELALSLPKDKPGRLRPECLGEEDERYAKHFLDLDGLGIRDLKMDGNDLLILAGPTMDLDGPVQIWRWPGALNAGGETVVPRERLVKVMDVPHGHGFDHAEGFCLLPDHRRLLVAYDNPGEGRLHQDGASVDLDMFDLP; encoded by the coding sequence ATGTCCGCACCCGCCACGCCCGCCCGCACCATCACCCTTCGCCTTCCGCATCATGATGAACTGCCGGAGGCGGTGGATGAACCATTGCGGAACAATCTTTCGGCCCTTGAGCTGACGGGCGACTACCTCTGGACCGCCTCGGATGAGACCTGCTCGGTGGAGAGGCTGGTCACGGCGGATGGCGGTGGGAGCTATGGGGAGGCATGTGTCTACAGCCTCGCCGACTTCTTCGATCTCCCGGAAGGGGCCGAGGGCGAAGTTGATATCGAAGGGCTGGCGATGGATGGCGACTATCTCTGGGTCACCGGCTCCATGGCCTATGCGCGCAAGAAACCCAAGCCGCTGGAGAATGATCCGGCGAACGCTTTGAAACGGCTGACCGAGGTCAAGCGCGATCCGAATCGTTGGCTCCTGGGCCGCATTCCTTGTCTGCGCGCGAAGGACGGGACCTACGAGCTGCACCGGGAGGCAACGAGCCCGGACGGTACAAGGCTGTCCGCCGCCTGCCTGAAGTTCTCCCACAAGCATGGCAACGTCCTCACCCGCGACCTGCGGATGGATGAGCATCTCGGCCGCTTCCTGGAGGTGCCGGCGAAGGAGAACGGGTTCGACGTGGAAGGCATCGCCGCGCACCGGACCGAGGATGGCATCCACCGCGTATTCCTGGGCCTGCGGGGACCGGTTCTGCGGGGATGGGCGGTGGTGCTGGAACTGGCCCTCAGCCTGCCCAAGGACAAACCCGGCCGGCTGAGGCCGGAATGCCTGGGCGAAGAGGATGAGCGCTATGCCAAGCACTTCCTGGACCTGGACGGACTCGGCATCCGCGACCTGAAGATGGACGGCAACGATCTGCTGATCCTGGCTGGCCCAACCATGGATCTGGACGGGCCGGTGCAGATCTGGCGCTGGCCGGGCGCGCTCAACGCCGGAGGCGAAACGGTGGTCCCCCGGGAACGGCTGGTGAAGGTCATGGACGTGCCGCACGGCCATGGCTTCGATCATGCGGAGGGATTCTGCCTTCTGCCTGATCATAGGCGTCTGCTTGTCGCCTACGACAATCCGGGCGAGGGCCGGCTGCACCAGGACGGGGCATCCGTCGACCTGGACATGTTCGACCTACCCTGA
- a CDS encoding UbiD family decarboxylase, giving the protein MPYASLREFIARLEETGRLVRVREPVSTVLEMTEIHTRLLAEGGPAVLFENPIKADGTRSDMPVLINLFGTVERVAWGMDREPHELRQVGETLAFLKQPEPPRGLREAFDLLPLAKTVMAMRPGNVSRAPCQEVVLTGDQVDLSRLPVQTCWPGEPAPLITWPLVVTRGPSDKREDAFNLGIYRMQVLGKNKTIMRWLKHRGGAQHHQRWKQAGKREPLPAAAVLGADPGTILAAVTPVPDTLSEYQFAGLLRGKKVDLVDCRTVPIKVPATAEIVLEGYVSLDEYADEGPYGDHTGYYNSVEQFPVFEVTAITMRRDPIYLSTFTGRPPDEPSVLGEALNEVFIPLLQQQFPEIVDFWLPPEGCSYRIAVVSMKKAYPGHAKRVMMGVWSFLRQFMYTKWVIVVDHDVNARDWKDVMWAISTKMDPARDITVIEGTPIDYLDFASPESGLGGKIGLDATDKLPPETHREWGEVLRMDQGVVDRVSEIWGKLGLPGAGTPIWK; this is encoded by the coding sequence ATGCCCTATGCCTCCCTCCGTGAGTTCATCGCCCGCCTGGAAGAGACAGGCCGCCTCGTCCGGGTGCGGGAGCCGGTTTCCACCGTGCTGGAGATGACGGAGATCCACACCCGCCTGCTGGCGGAAGGCGGGCCGGCCGTGTTGTTCGAGAACCCGATCAAGGCGGACGGCACCCGTAGCGATATGCCGGTGCTGATCAACCTGTTCGGCACGGTGGAGCGTGTGGCCTGGGGCATGGACCGGGAGCCGCATGAGCTGCGCCAGGTCGGCGAGACCCTGGCATTCCTGAAGCAGCCGGAGCCGCCGCGCGGCCTGCGGGAGGCGTTCGACCTGCTGCCGCTGGCGAAGACGGTGATGGCCATGCGGCCGGGCAATGTATCCCGCGCGCCCTGCCAGGAGGTGGTGCTGACCGGCGATCAGGTGGACCTGTCCCGCCTGCCCGTCCAGACCTGCTGGCCGGGGGAGCCGGCGCCGCTGATCACTTGGCCGCTGGTGGTGACCAGGGGGCCCAGCGACAAGCGGGAGGATGCCTTCAACCTGGGCATCTACCGCATGCAGGTGCTGGGGAAGAACAAGACCATCATGCGCTGGCTGAAGCACCGCGGCGGGGCGCAGCACCATCAGCGCTGGAAGCAGGCCGGCAAGCGGGAGCCGCTTCCCGCCGCCGCCGTGCTGGGCGCCGATCCCGGCACCATCCTGGCCGCCGTGACGCCGGTGCCGGATACTCTGTCCGAATACCAGTTCGCCGGCCTGCTGCGCGGCAAGAAGGTGGATCTGGTGGACTGCAGGACCGTACCCATCAAGGTTCCTGCCACGGCGGAGATCGTGCTGGAGGGCTATGTCTCACTGGACGAGTACGCCGATGAGGGGCCGTATGGCGACCACACCGGCTATTACAACAGCGTGGAGCAGTTCCCGGTGTTCGAGGTCACGGCCATCACCATGCGCCGCGATCCGATCTACCTCTCCACCTTCACCGGCCGCCCGCCGGACGAGCCCAGCGTGCTGGGAGAGGCGCTGAACGAGGTCTTCATCCCCCTGCTCCAGCAGCAGTTCCCGGAAATCGTGGATTTCTGGCTGCCGCCCGAGGGGTGCAGCTACCGCATCGCCGTGGTCAGCATGAAGAAGGCCTATCCCGGCCATGCCAAGCGCGTGATGATGGGCGTCTGGTCCTTCCTGCGGCAGTTCATGTACACGAAGTGGGTGATCGTCGTGGACCATGACGTGAACGCCCGCGACTGGAAGGATGTGATGTGGGCCATCTCCACCAAGATGGACCCCGCCCGCGACATCACGGTGATCGAGGGCACGCCCATCGATTATCTGGACTTCGCCAGTCCCGAATCCGGCCTCGGCGGCAAGATCGGGCTGGATGCCACCGATAAGCTGCCCCCCGAGACCCACCGCGAATGGGGCGAGGTGCTGCGCATGGACCAGGGCGTGGTGGATCGGGTCAGCGAAATCTGGGGCAAACTGGGCCTGCCGGGAGCGGGAACGCCGATCTGGAAATAG
- a CDS encoding class I SAM-dependent methyltransferase — MTDRSPLDGDSRHLDFVRAHTAIGRAPLLPELRLHLATEITPLWEATEAWLERNGVPPPFWAFAWAGGQALARHVLDHPEIVRGKRVLDFATGGGLVALAAAKSGAAHVMAAEIDPFAIAATRLNDALNGLAVETTCQDLIGSPLPGIDVLLAGDICYERPLAERALAWFKAVAATGTLVLIGDPGRTYLPREGLEHRATYIVPTSRELEDREERETKVWRVPPG, encoded by the coding sequence ATGACCGACCGGTCTCCCCTTGACGGCGACAGCCGCCATCTCGACTTCGTCCGTGCCCACACGGCAATTGGTCGCGCGCCACTGCTGCCCGAGTTGCGCCTCCACCTCGCAACCGAGATCACGCCGCTCTGGGAAGCGACGGAGGCGTGGCTGGAGCGGAACGGCGTGCCGCCGCCCTTCTGGGCCTTTGCCTGGGCCGGCGGACAGGCCCTGGCCCGTCATGTGCTGGATCATCCGGAGATCGTCCGCGGCAAGCGCGTGCTGGACTTCGCGACCGGCGGCGGCCTGGTGGCGCTGGCCGCCGCCAAGTCCGGCGCCGCCCATGTCATGGCAGCGGAGATCGACCCGTTCGCCATCGCGGCGACCCGGCTGAATGACGCCCTGAACGGGCTTGCGGTGGAAACCACCTGTCAGGACCTCATCGGCAGTCCGCTGCCCGGCATTGATGTGCTGCTGGCCGGCGACATCTGCTATGAGCGCCCCTTGGCCGAGCGCGCGCTGGCATGGTTCAAGGCGGTGGCGGCCACCGGAACGCTGGTGCTGATCGGCGACCCCGGCCGCACCTATCTGCCCCGCGAGGGGCTGGAGCATCGAGCCACCTATATCGTGCCCACCAGCCGCGAGCTGGAAGACCGGGAGGAGCGGGAAACCAAAGTCTGGCGGGTGCCGCCCGGCTGA
- a CDS encoding DUF3553 domain-containing protein, producing MTDFLSPGSIVRHPEQPDWGLGQVQSVIGNRVTVNFEHVGKLLINTAVVSLAVVDPDDPSLLPENRS from the coding sequence GTGACCGATTTCCTGTCGCCGGGAAGCATAGTGCGTCATCCGGAACAACCCGACTGGGGCCTGGGGCAGGTCCAGTCCGTTATCGGCAACCGGGTGACCGTCAATTTCGAGCATGTCGGCAAGCTGTTGATCAACACGGCCGTGGTTTCCCTCGCAGTGGTCGATCCGGACGATCCCTCGCTCCTGCCTGAGAACAGAAGCTGA
- a CDS encoding histidine phosphotransferase family protein, protein MPAMIGVRAMELLISRLCHDLVGPVGAINNGVELIEESGLAGSEDAFDLVSESAEIASRRLKMFRLAFGAAGAQDTLGLGDIRAVIEGWFRGGKVRFVWSAASFPETPRGFMKVLLCAVLLADEAMPQGGALTLTAGSGGVRLAGEGRAASVREEVRTALEGGSVEDDLTPRAVLGYAAGRIAAAYGLGLAIEAEEPGRVAIRVLPQSGAPLV, encoded by the coding sequence ATGCCAGCCATGATCGGCGTCCGCGCCATGGAACTGCTCATCTCCCGCCTCTGCCATGATCTGGTGGGTCCGGTCGGCGCGATCAACAACGGAGTCGAGCTGATCGAGGAGAGCGGCCTTGCCGGTTCGGAGGACGCGTTCGATCTGGTATCGGAAAGCGCCGAGATCGCTTCCCGCCGGCTGAAGATGTTCCGCCTAGCCTTCGGCGCAGCCGGCGCCCAGGATACGTTGGGCCTGGGCGACATCCGGGCGGTCATCGAAGGCTGGTTCCGCGGCGGGAAGGTCCGCTTCGTCTGGAGCGCCGCCAGCTTTCCGGAGACGCCCCGTGGCTTCATGAAAGTGCTTCTCTGCGCTGTTCTCCTTGCCGATGAGGCAATGCCCCAAGGGGGAGCCCTGACCCTGACCGCCGGCAGCGGCGGCGTGCGTCTCGCGGGGGAGGGACGGGCCGCCAGCGTTCGCGAAGAGGTGCGAACCGCTCTGGAAGGCGGAAGCGTGGAGGATGATCTGACCCCGCGCGCTGTCCTTGGCTATGCCGCGGGGCGCATTGCGGCCGCATATGGTTTAGGCCTCGCCATCGAGGCGGAAGAACCTGGGCGTGTGGCCATCCGGGTCCTGCCCCAATCCGGCGCACCGCTGGTCTAG